Genomic window (Mycolicibacterium smegmatis):
TCTCGGGTGACGGTCGCGGAATCGTTGTAGTCACCGTAAGCCTGATATGTCTCCAACATCGCGAATTCCGGCGAGTGTGTGGAATCCACACCCTCATTGCGAAAGTTGCGATTCAACTCGAAAACCTTCTCAAATCCGCCCACGAGGCAGCGCTTGAGGAACAGTTCCGGCGCGATCCTCAGGTACAGATCGATGTCGAGCGCATTGGAGTGCGTGATGAACGGGCGCGCGGCGGCACCGCCGGCGAGCGTCTGCAGCATCGGGGTCTCGACCTCGAGGAATCCGCGCCGTTCGAGCGCCGAACGCACAGCGCGGACCACCGCGACGCGCTGGCGGGCGATGGTGCGGGCCTCGGGCCGGACGATGAGGTCGACATAGCGCTGACGCACGCGCGCTTCTTCGCTCATTTCTTTGTGAGCAACCGGAAGTGGCCGCAGCGCCTTTGCCGCCATCTGCCATCTGTCGGCCAGCACCGACAATTCGCCACGCTTGGAACTGATGACTTCGCCGTGGACGAACACGATGTCACCGAGGTCCACGTCACTCTTCCAGGAGTCGAGTGCCTCCTGGCCCACCTGAGCGAGGCTGATCATCACCTGCAGTTGGGTGCCGTCGCCCTCCTGCAGGGTCGCGAAGCACAACTTGCCCGAGTTGCGGGCAAACACCACGCGGCCGGAGACCCCGACGATCTGGCCGGTCGCGGTGTCGGCGGCCAGGTCGGGGTGGGCGCGGCGCAGTTCGGCCAGCGTGTGGGTGCGATCGACCTTCACCGGGTACGGATCGTGCCCCTGCGCCAGCAGCCGCTCCCGCTTCTCCTGACGGATTCGGAACTGCTCGGGGATATCGGCCTGGGGCTGGGACGTGTCGTCACGATCGGCTGGGGTCACGAAATCCCAGCTTAAATGAACGCGTGAACGCACCTCGGAACGCTCCGCGCCTGGCCGCACTCGCCGACGCACCCGTCGACTGGCGGTTCAAGGGTCTGCCCGCGTCATGGGCCGGCCGCACCCC
Coding sequences:
- the lysS gene encoding lysine--tRNA ligase; the protein is MTPADRDDTSQPQADIPEQFRIRQEKRERLLAQGHDPYPVKVDRTHTLAELRRAHPDLAADTATGQIVGVSGRVVFARNSGKLCFATLQEGDGTQLQVMISLAQVGQEALDSWKSDVDLGDIVFVHGEVISSKRGELSVLADRWQMAAKALRPLPVAHKEMSEEARVRQRYVDLIVRPEARTIARQRVAVVRAVRSALERRGFLEVETPMLQTLAGGAAARPFITHSNALDIDLYLRIAPELFLKRCLVGGFEKVFELNRNFRNEGVDSTHSPEFAMLETYQAYGDYNDSATVTRELIQEVADEAIGTRQVPLPDGTVYDLDGEWDTVEMYPSLSEALGDEITPETPVEKLWQIADRLEVEIPRDRGYGHGKLIEELWEHTVGDKLWAPTFVRDFPVETTPLTRAHRSIPGVTEKWDLYVRKFELATGYSELIDPVIQRERFEAQARAAAAGDDEAMVLDEDFLAALEFAMPPTTGTGMGIDRLMMALTGLSIRETVLFPIVRRHSN